One part of the Glycine max cultivar Williams 82 chromosome 14, Glycine_max_v4.0, whole genome shotgun sequence genome encodes these proteins:
- the LOC100793444 gene encoding myb-related protein 308: MPLILSYHQKIKKKKIQTKESSPTTIQQNHQSKSKYIPPFILTPLQVYILPFLCILSGLLLSFPLSLSRYISSLSFASNMHPHEHTQQVQKVEFTTKKKTMRKPCCDKESINKGAWSKQEDQKLIDYIRVHGEGCWRSIPKAAGLHRCGKSCRLRWLNYLRPDIKRGIFAEDEEDLIIKLHALLGNRWSLIAGRLPGRTDNEVKNYWNSHIRRKLIKMGIDPNNHKPHQSFPRSHASTEGASTSESMNKVPFFKSSGVAASDHRISFTKEETAIISSSSPPLNLDLTIALPSPMLRAAEE, from the exons ATGCCCTTAATATTATCCTatcaccaaaaaattaaaaaaaaaaaaatacaaacaaaagaGTCATCACCAACAACAATACAGCAAAACCACCAGTCCAAGTCAAAATATATCCCACCCTTCATCCTCACTCCTTTACAAGTATATATCTTACCTTTCCTCTGCATTTTGTCAGGGCTTCTACTCTCTTTTCCCCTCTCTCTCTCCAGATACATTTCTAGCCTTTCGTTTGCCTCAAACATGCACCCACACGAGCACACCCAGCAGGTACAAAAGGTGGAGttcacaacaaaaaagaaaacaatgagaAAACCTTGTTGTGACAAGGAAAGCATAAATAAAGGTGCTTGGTCCAAGCAAGAAGACCAAAAGCTCATTGACTACATCCGAGTTCATGGTGAAGGCTGTTGGCGTTCCATTCCCAAAGCTGCTG GGCTGCATCGTTGCGGCAAAAGCTGTAGGCTGAGATGGTTAAACTACTTACGACCAGACATCAAACGTGGAATCTTTGCTGAAGATGAGGAAGACCTCATCATCAAACTCCATGCCCTCCTTGGTAACAG gTGGTCACTAATTGCTGGAAGGTTGCCTGGGAGGACAGACAATGAGGTGAAGAACTATTGGAATTCTCACATCCGAAGAAAACTAATAAAGATGGGAATTGATCCAAATAACCATAAGCCACACCAAAGCTTCCCTCGTTCTCATGCTTCAACTGAGGGTGCATCAACATCTGAGTCCATGAACAAAGTCCCTTTCTTCAAATCCAGTGGTGTAGCTGCCAGTGATCATAGGATTTCGTTCACAAAAGAAGAAACAGCAATTATTTCATCTTCATCACCCcctttgaatcttgatcttacAATTGCTTTACCTTCGCCTATGCTTCGTGCTGCGGAAGAATAA
- the LOC100783912 gene encoding uncharacterized protein At1g66480 has product MGNTMGRSKKTKVMKVDGETFKLKTPARANDVVKDYPGHVLLDSEAVKHFGLRAKPLEPYQELKPKKIYFLVELPKIQPEEEKTALPRRVRSSGIRGMNASDRLELLMLSKRSVSDLPLARQGPKMGSDGPMRVKMRLPKAHLDKLMEESTDGSEVAEKIMSLYVGTNAGEGGGVAAVAEEGGAKTVYNHKPRGKRVSFSPMENEEIHVVGAAQ; this is encoded by the coding sequence ATGGGGAACACCATGGGAAGGAGTAAAAAGACCAAGGTGATGAAGGTGGATGGAGAAACGTTCAAGCTGAAGACTCCAGCGAGAGCAAACGACGTCGTAAAGGACTACCCCGGTCACGTTTTGCTGGACTCCGAAGCGGTGAAACATTTCGGGCTTCGGGCCAAACCCTTGGAGCCATACCAGGAATTGAAGCCCAAAAAGATTTACTTTCTCGTTGAGTTACCGAAGATTCAGCCCGAAGAGGAAAAAACGGCGCTACCGAGGAGGGTGCGATCCAGTGGGATACGCGGCATGAACGCCTCGGATAGGCTCGAGCTTCTCATGCTCTCCAAACGCTCCGTTTCGGACCTCCCTCTCGCCAGGCAGGGCCCGAAGATGGGCTCCGATGGGCCCATGAGGGTCAAGATGAGGCTCCCCAAGGCCCATTTGGACAAGTTGATGGAGGAGAGCACCGACGGGTCCGAGGTGGCGGAGAAAATCATGAGTTTGTATGTGGGAACCAATGCCGGCGAGGGTGGTGGCGTTGCGGCGGTGGCGGAGGAAGGTGGCGCAAAGACGGTGTACAATCACAAACCACGTGGG